The bacterium genome has a window encoding:
- a CDS encoding arginine deiminase-related protein — MTVKFLMCPPDYYNNIDYEINPWMKKGTGCDNKISVEKWNELKSIITNLGAEVLTMKAQPGQPDIIFTANAALIYKNTAVISRFRPSERQPEEKFYADWLQKQGFDIEYIPENMHFEGAGDALFSGETLYSGYITRTDITSHTYIAYLSNLKIISLELADKRFYHLDTCFCPLSEGYLMYYPPAFDEYANKIIEKDFPEEKRIIVTENEAMGFCCNAVNIDRSVIMNNTTDRLKNELKEKGFDSYEVDLSEFIKAGGSAKCLTLRLN, encoded by the coding sequence ATGACTGTTAAATTTTTAATGTGTCCGCCTGATTATTATAATAATATTGATTATGAAATAAATCCATGGATGAAAAAGGGTACAGGATGTGACAATAAAATTTCTGTTGAAAAGTGGAATGAATTAAAAAGCATTATAACAAATCTTGGCGCGGAAGTTTTGACAATGAAGGCTCAGCCGGGGCAGCCGGATATTATTTTTACAGCAAATGCGGCATTGATTTACAAGAATACCGCAGTAATAAGCAGATTTAGACCTTCTGAAAGACAGCCTGAAGAAAAGTTTTATGCTGATTGGCTTCAGAAACAAGGTTTTGATATTGAATATATTCCTGAAAACATGCATTTTGAAGGTGCAGGTGATGCTTTATTTTCGGGAGAAACTCTGTATTCAGGCTATATAACAAGAACTGATATAACTTCTCATACTTATATTGCTTATTTATCAAATTTAAAAATAATTTCTCTTGAATTGGCTGATAAAAGATTTTATCACCTTGATACCTGCTTTTGCCCGCTTTCAGAAGGATATTTAATGTATTATCCGCCTGCCTTTGATGAATACGCAAATAAAATTATCGAAAAAGATTTTCCTGAAGAAAAACGCATTATAGTTACAGAAAATGAAGCAATGGGATTTTGTTGCAATGCTGTCAATATTGACAGGTCTGTAATAATGAACAATACAACTGACAGATTGAAAAACGAGCTGAAAGAAAAAGGATTTGACTCCTACGAAGTCGATTTATCGGAATTTATTAAAGCAGGCGGTTCAGCCAAATGCTTAACTCTCAGGCTTAATTAA
- the hydE gene encoding [FeFe] hydrogenase H-cluster radical SAM maturase HydE gives MNFKEIIYKAENTHNLTKNEIVCILANEDINQELFEAADRVREKYVGNEVHLRGLIEFSNICSKNCFYCGLRRDNKNIKRYKLEPEIIIDFAQKAASYGYKTFVLQSGEGNIYSLEEMIYIISEIKKFDVAITLSIGEKTEEEYQLFKNAGADRFLLRIETTDKELYNKLHPGMSHENRINCLKTIKKLGYETGTGCLIGLPDQTIESLADDILFFKELGADMIGVGPFIPNEDTPLSSEKGGDFELALKVMAITRLLLPDINIPATTAMETLNPQGRLIALQSGANVVMPNVTEGEYRALYKLYPWKICINDSPIHCRGCITGKIHGIGRTVSKECGFRNKID, from the coding sequence ATGAACTTTAAAGAAATAATTTACAAAGCAGAAAATACACACAATCTCACTAAAAATGAGATTGTGTGTATTCTTGCAAATGAGGATATAAACCAAGAGCTTTTCGAAGCTGCAGATAGAGTTAGAGAAAAATATGTCGGCAATGAAGTTCATCTTAGGGGATTAATAGAATTTTCCAATATTTGTTCTAAAAATTGCTTTTACTGCGGGCTTAGAAGAGATAATAAAAATATCAAAAGATACAAGCTTGAGCCGGAAATTATAATAGATTTTGCCCAAAAAGCTGCATCTTACGGCTATAAAACTTTTGTATTGCAATCAGGAGAGGGCAATATCTACTCTCTTGAGGAAATGATTTATATAATTTCTGAAATTAAAAAATTTGATGTAGCTATAACACTTAGCATTGGTGAAAAAACAGAAGAAGAATATCAATTATTCAAAAATGCAGGTGCAGACAGATTTCTTTTAAGAATAGAAACAACTGATAAAGAGCTATATAACAAACTTCACCCGGGAATGAGCCATGAAAACAGAATTAATTGCCTTAAAACCATAAAAAAACTTGGATATGAAACAGGAACAGGGTGTTTAATAGGTCTGCCCGACCAAACTATCGAATCACTGGCTGATGATATTTTGTTTTTTAAAGAACTTGGCGCTGATATGATAGGAGTTGGCCCTTTTATTCCTAATGAGGACACTCCTCTTAGTTCCGAAAAAGGCGGCGATTTTGAACTTGCTTTAAAAGTTATGGCGATTACAAGGCTTTTGCTCCCAGATATAAATATTCCGGCCACTACTGCAATGGAAACACTTAATCCTCAAGGAAGACTTATTGCTCTTCAAAGCGGTGCAAACGTTGTTATGCCAAATGTTACCGAAGGGGAATACAGAGCTTTATACAAGCTTTATCCGTGGAAAATTTGCATAAACGATTCGCCTATTCATTGCAGAGGTTGCATTACAGGAAAAATTCACGGCATAGGAAGAACTGTATCAAAAGAGTGCGGATTTAGAAATAAAATAGACTAA
- a CDS encoding ABC transporter permease: MSLPVYILKRILQAIPLLIIVSIMSFIIIKLSPVDPLAELKLNPAISPQVLQAEKQRLGLDLPVYKQYFNWVGNFVKGDLGVSTSGEKVADRLMERIPNTLLLTISVIIITWLIAIPLGIYAALHWKSSFDRLLTVISSMGMAVPTFFFALLLLIFAVKTGWFPVGGLTSVGFENFNPVHKFLDIAHHLVLPVIVLTTASLAGLQRQMRGNLLDVLESDYVKMARAKGLPENIVIYKHAVRNAINPMVTLLGFEFASLLSGAALTEFVLQYPGLGRLMLEAVMKSDINLVMASLIIGTLMLIAGNLIADILLKFIDPRVSLD; encoded by the coding sequence ATGTCCTTACCTGTTTATATACTGAAAAGAATATTACAAGCAATACCATTGTTGATTATTGTGTCAATAATGAGCTTTATAATCATTAAGTTAAGCCCCGTTGATCCACTTGCAGAACTAAAGCTAAATCCTGCTATTTCCCCACAGGTTTTACAGGCAGAAAAACAAAGGCTGGGTCTTGATTTACCTGTTTATAAACAATATTTCAACTGGGTAGGAAATTTTGTTAAAGGAGATCTGGGTGTTTCTACTTCGGGGGAAAAAGTAGCAGACAGATTAATGGAAAGAATACCGAACACACTGCTTTTAACAATTTCAGTCATAATTATTACGTGGTTAATTGCGATTCCTCTGGGAATTTATGCTGCACTACATTGGAAGTCGAGTTTTGACAGATTATTAACAGTAATTTCTTCAATGGGGATGGCAGTTCCTACATTTTTCTTTGCTTTACTGCTGCTGATTTTTGCGGTTAAAACAGGTTGGTTTCCCGTTGGAGGACTTACCAGCGTAGGATTTGAAAATTTTAATCCTGTCCATAAATTTTTGGATATAGCGCATCACCTTGTTTTGCCTGTAATTGTCTTAACAACCGCAAGCCTTGCAGGTTTACAAAGGCAAATGAGAGGAAATCTTCTAGATGTTCTCGAATCAGACTACGTAAAAATGGCTAGAGCAAAGGGGCTTCCCGAAAACATAGTTATCTACAAACATGCGGTAAGAAATGCAATAAACCCTATGGTTACTCTATTAGGCTTTGAGTTTGCTTCTCTTTTAAGTGGAGCAGCGCTTACAGAATTTGTTCTTCAATATCCCGGTCTTGGCAGATTAATGCTGGAAGCTGTTATGAAGTCAGACATCAATCTGGTTATGGCTTCTCTTATAATTGGAACTTTAATGCTCATTGCAGGTAATCTTATAGCGGATATACTTTTGAAATTTATTGACCCCCGCGTTAGTTTGGATTAA
- a CDS encoding 2-oxoacid:acceptor oxidoreductase family protein produces MSRTKIVLAGEGGHGVQSVAKILVEAGYAADKNVLYIPNFGVEQRGGVSIAFCQIADEEIGEPRFSKGDIVIMLSDRAIERCSTYVDENTTVIYDSSICNTKPVMKAKEIIDIRANKLAHDELTSRVFNIIILGAVIKATNVIDLQYVKQAMEQALGKKFTAKPELRELNHKALEMGMALIQAKAAV; encoded by the coding sequence ATGTCAAGAACAAAAATAGTACTAGCTGGAGAAGGCGGACACGGTGTGCAGAGTGTTGCAAAAATACTTGTAGAAGCGGGATATGCTGCTGATAAAAATGTTTTATATATTCCTAACTTTGGTGTAGAGCAAAGAGGCGGAGTAAGTATTGCATTTTGCCAGATTGCTGACGAAGAAATAGGCGAACCAAGATTCTCAAAAGGTGACATTGTAATTATGTTATCTGACAGGGCTATTGAACGCTGCTCAACTTATGTAGACGAGAATACAACTGTTATATATGACAGTTCAATTTGTAATACAAAACCTGTAATGAAAGCAAAAGAAATCATTGATATTCGTGCTAACAAATTAGCTCATGATGAGCTTACTTCAAGAGTTTTCAACATAATAATTCTTGGTGCAGTTATTAAAGCAACAAATGTTATTGATCTTCAATACGTAAAACAAGCTATGGAACAGGCACTTGGTAAAAAATTCACTGCTAAACCCGAATTAAGAGAACTTAATCATAAAGCTCTTGAAATGGGAATGGCGTTAATTCAAGCCAAAGCGGCTGTTTAA
- a CDS encoding ABC transporter permease produces MKKFFNKLSNNKFYKKLTKDKFVFISLLILFFLYLSITFAGFFATYGKMFSDRRLSYAPPSKIFVIDQNGKLSLPYTYNYKRTFNPENFQMDFQLDRSQKYYLRFFSQGDKYKLLNLIPCKTHLVTVNSQGRLFLLGTDINGRDIFSRLFYGGQISLTIGFLALLISFPIGLLYGGIAGYFGGAVDNYMMRVAEAIMSIPSFYLLISLAAILPANMTSIQRFTLIIAILAFIGWAGLSRVVRGMVLSIKNQEFVEAAKAIGASPMRIIIKHILPQTASYVIVAITLSVPGYILAESGLSFLGLGIQQPDASWGNMLKEAQEYINVLYRPWLLTPGVLIFITVLAFNLVGDAVRDILDPKSRVRK; encoded by the coding sequence ATGAAAAAATTTTTTAATAAATTGTCAAATAATAAATTTTATAAAAAACTCACTAAAGACAAGTTTGTGTTTATTTCTCTGCTTATCCTCTTCTTTCTTTATCTTTCTATAACATTCGCGGGATTTTTTGCAACTTACGGAAAAATGTTCAGCGACAGAAGGCTTTCTTATGCTCCACCATCAAAAATATTCGTCATAGACCAAAATGGCAAACTTTCGCTGCCTTATACATACAATTATAAAAGAACCTTTAATCCTGAAAATTTTCAAATGGACTTTCAGCTTGACAGAAGCCAAAAATATTATCTGAGATTCTTTTCACAGGGGGATAAATACAAATTACTTAATCTTATTCCCTGTAAAACCCACCTTGTAACAGTAAATTCTCAGGGAAGACTCTTTCTGCTGGGCACTGATATAAACGGAAGAGATATTTTTTCCAGATTATTTTACGGTGGACAAATTTCTTTAACTATCGGCTTTCTTGCTTTATTGATTTCTTTTCCTATAGGGCTTTTATATGGCGGAATAGCAGGGTATTTCGGAGGAGCTGTAGACAATTACATGATGCGTGTTGCGGAAGCTATTATGAGCATTCCAAGCTTTTATCTGTTGATAAGTCTTGCGGCTATTTTACCTGCTAATATGACGAGTATTCAAAGATTTACACTTATTATCGCAATACTTGCATTTATAGGCTGGGCGGGATTAAGCAGAGTAGTTCGAGGAATGGTTTTATCAATTAAAAATCAGGAATTTGTTGAAGCGGCAAAAGCAATAGGCGCAAGTCCTATGCGAATAATTATAAAGCATATCCTGCCTCAGACAGCTAGTTATGTAATAGTTGCAATAACATTAAGCGTACCGGGATATATTCTTGCAGAATCCGGCTTGAGTTTTTTAGGACTTGGCATTCAGCAGCCTGATGCCAGCTGGGGAAATATGCTTAAAGAAGCACAGGAATATATTAATGTGCTATATCGTCCATGGCTGCTGACTCCAGGGGTTTTAATCTTTATTACGGTACTTGCTTTTAATCTTGTAGGAGACGCTGTAAGAGACATCCTAGATCCGAAAAGTCGAGTTCGAAAATAG
- a CDS encoding transketolase C-terminal domain-containing protein has translation MVKKLITEDTKLFMTGNEVIAYAAVAAGAEFMYGYPITPQNEIMHTWCKLLPKTEAGFLQTEDEISAGFSTLGGILVGKKAFTATAGPGNVIMQDAMSMAEMMRIPFVCAVMQRGGPSTATVIYAQQETTLTCFGGNGEGHRIVYSTAGHQDLYDYTIKAFNTAWKHRFPTFILADGYQGKMREPVVAYDPASRGIEMLPAVPTLRGDGKIGVDRKSVHIRNTFNLEEELMEVLDSYEAEFNKIAPEIAEFKEYKAEDADILIIAHGIVARSAMTAIDILRARGIKAGLFRPITVRPLAVPALRKACDRAKKILFTESANGQLARMVLKEIYGCTTPYDTLYKMGVGVTGDDLVNKVESMSETLVC, from the coding sequence ATGGTAAAAAAACTTATTACAGAAGACACAAAATTATTTATGACGGGCAATGAAGTCATTGCTTATGCGGCAGTGGCAGCCGGTGCAGAGTTTATGTACGGTTATCCGATTACACCTCAAAACGAAATTATGCACACTTGGTGTAAATTACTCCCTAAAACAGAAGCCGGCTTTTTGCAGACAGAAGATGAGATCTCAGCCGGTTTTTCTACGTTAGGCGGTATTTTAGTCGGTAAAAAAGCTTTTACAGCAACAGCAGGTCCGGGAAACGTTATTATGCAAGACGCTATGTCAATGGCTGAAATGATGAGAATTCCTTTTGTATGCGCAGTTATGCAAAGAGGTGGACCTAGCACAGCTACAGTTATTTATGCACAACAAGAAACAACTTTAACATGTTTTGGCGGCAACGGTGAAGGACACAGAATTGTTTATTCAACCGCGGGTCACCAGGATTTATACGACTATACAATCAAAGCTTTCAACACAGCATGGAAACACAGATTTCCTACTTTCATTTTAGCTGACGGATATCAGGGCAAAATGAGAGAACCTGTAGTGGCTTATGATCCGGCTTCCAGAGGAATCGAAATGCTTCCTGCTGTTCCTACATTAAGAGGCGACGGCAAAATCGGTGTTGACAGAAAATCTGTACACATCAGAAATACTTTCAACCTTGAAGAAGAACTTATGGAAGTTCTTGATTCTTACGAAGCAGAATTCAACAAAATAGCTCCTGAAATTGCAGAATTTAAAGAATATAAAGCTGAAGACGCCGATATTCTTATCATAGCACACGGAATCGTAGCAAGAAGTGCTATGACAGCTATTGATATTTTAAGAGCAAGAGGAATTAAAGCAGGTTTATTCAGACCAATTACAGTTAGACCTCTGGCTGTACCTGCATTAAGAAAAGCTTGTGACAGAGCGAAGAAAATTCTCTTTACCGAATCAGCTAACGGTCAGCTTGCAAGAATGGTTCTTAAAGAAATTTACGGCTGCACAACACCTTATGACACATTATATAAAATGGGCGTCGGTGTAACAGGGGATGATCTCGTAAACAAGGTTGAATCTATGTCAGAAACCTTAGTTTGCTAG
- a CDS encoding thiamine pyrophosphate-dependent enzyme, which translates to MPELLTLPPRLPKAQNEEVGASKFCPGCGHGMILKTLAFAIDEMELKDKTVFGCDIGCSLLAWNFLDVDTVQTHHGRTTPVIYGVVRARPEIVGIAYMGDGGGLAIGAQHLVNAAVRNEKMFAILVNNTNYGMTGGQMAPTTLPGQVTETTPYGRDPETTGKPAKGAEMVAAIVDTDKAYVARATCSNLRSLKTTFKKALTNVSEGRGFSFVEVLSICPLNWRTNNVQTFERLKTMEDYFKVGELVVPQGLEGVK; encoded by the coding sequence ATGCCAGAATTATTAACATTACCTCCAAGACTGCCGAAAGCGCAAAATGAAGAAGTCGGAGCAAGCAAATTTTGCCCCGGTTGCGGTCACGGTATGATATTAAAGACTTTAGCATTTGCCATAGATGAAATGGAATTAAAAGATAAAACCGTTTTTGGCTGTGATATAGGATGCAGCTTATTAGCGTGGAATTTTCTTGATGTAGATACAGTTCAGACACACCACGGAAGAACAACACCAGTTATTTACGGTGTAGTAAGAGCAAGACCTGAAATTGTAGGAATTGCTTATATGGGAGACGGCGGTGGTCTTGCTATCGGTGCTCAGCATTTGGTAAACGCTGCTGTTAGAAACGAAAAAATGTTTGCCATACTTGTGAACAACACAAATTATGGTATGACAGGCGGGCAAATGGCTCCAACCACATTGCCGGGACAAGTTACAGAAACAACTCCTTATGGAAGAGACCCTGAAACAACCGGCAAACCTGCAAAAGGTGCTGAAATGGTAGCTGCTATCGTTGATACAGACAAAGCTTATGTTGCAAGAGCAACTTGCAGCAATCTAAGATCATTAAAAACTACCTTCAAAAAAGCTCTTACCAACGTATCTGAAGGCAGAGGCTTCTCGTTTGTTGAAGTTCTTTCAATCTGTCCGTTAAACTGGAGAACTAATAATGTTCAAACATTTGAAAGACTTAAAACAATGGAAGATTACTTTAAAGTAGGTGAATTGGTTGTTCCTCAAGGACTGGAAGGAGTTAAGTAA
- a CDS encoding 4Fe-4S binding protein encodes MVETAYKGIKVEGCGKGRATWYLYTDLCKGCGLCIVKCPINIKGEKCLQWSNEVGIYMTPAVQPDPTLCIACGTCEMICPDSAIRVEKNK; translated from the coding sequence ATGGTGGAAACTGCTTATAAAGGTATAAAAGTAGAAGGTTGCGGAAAAGGCAGAGCTACTTGGTACTTATACACTGATTTATGTAAAGGTTGCGGATTATGTATAGTAAAATGCCCGATCAACATAAAAGGTGAAAAATGCTTACAGTGGTCAAATGAAGTTGGAATTTACATGACTCCTGCTGTGCAGCCTGATCCGACTTTATGTATTGCTTGCGGAACTTGCGAAATGATTTGTCCTGACAGCGCAATCAGAGTAGAAAAAAATAAATAA
- a CDS encoding VWA domain-containing protein yields the protein MKKNIYLLSIFFLVFLFLYLTPILNKSGANKTFQFCQALIPSEISSFSNKSESDDYHNIKNLSSFSSEPTFNIYNTPNDYDPQEINNRENVLIILDCSYSMDDEVRGKRKIDIARDVINDVLGQLPKNINLGFRVYGQKDGGLFGIDGCKATELMVPIGYKTQNAISAKLKNIDAVGWTPICYSLDKSISTDFIGISGSKRIILVSDGMDTCGGSPCDFAVNLMKRRTDVTIDVIGFDIRSEPSAISQLKCTALATHGKFYTADNSAEFTKSLKNSLNIKKEVEGKIFSK from the coding sequence ATGAAAAAAAATATTTATCTATTATCAATATTTTTCCTTGTTTTTTTATTTTTATATTTAACACCTATATTAAACAAATCAGGTGCAAATAAAACTTTTCAATTCTGTCAGGCATTAATACCATCAGAAATAAGCAGCTTTAGCAACAAATCTGAATCAGATGATTATCACAATATAAAAAATTTAAGTTCATTTTCTTCCGAACCAACTTTTAATATTTACAACACTCCAAATGATTATGACCCGCAGGAAATTAACAACAGAGAAAATGTTTTAATAATTTTGGACTGTTCTTACAGTATGGATGATGAAGTTAGAGGCAAAAGAAAAATCGACATAGCTCGTGATGTAATTAATGATGTATTAGGACAGCTTCCAAAAAATATTAATCTAGGTTTCAGGGTTTATGGTCAAAAAGATGGCGGTTTGTTCGGTATTGACGGCTGTAAAGCAACAGAGCTTATGGTTCCGATAGGTTATAAAACACAAAACGCAATATCAGCAAAATTAAAAAACATAGATGCTGTTGGTTGGACACCAATATGTTATTCTCTTGATAAATCTATAAGCACCGATTTTATAGGGATAAGCGGCAGTAAAAGGATTATTCTTGTTAGTGACGGGATGGATACTTGCGGCGGAAGTCCCTGTGATTTTGCTGTTAATCTTATGAAAAGAAGAACAGATGTAACAATAGATGTTATAGGCTTTGATATCAGATCGGAACCTTCTGCAATAAGCCAGTTAAAATGCACAGCGCTCGCTACTCACGGAAAATTTTATACTGCTGATAATTCAGCTGAATTCACAAAAAGCCTTAAAAACAGTTTGAATATTAAAAAAGAAGTTGAGGGCAAAATTTTTTCAAAATAA